One Mugil cephalus isolate CIBA_MC_2020 chromosome 17, CIBA_Mcephalus_1.1, whole genome shotgun sequence genomic window, TGCTTACAATTAAACCTATAGTGTGTTATAAAGGGGTTGTTGATTATGAAATTGCTTAATAAATGCTTGATAATCCTCTATTATCTGCTTTAATCAGACCTAAAACTAAAACCTcactgtatatattgtatatcatgtttttttttttaacatgccaATAGTGGTGAGCGTCAGAGCTCATGGTAGGTGGATTTTGTTATCTACCCACGGAGCTGAGCATATGGAAGACAAAAACtgccaaaatcaaaaataacaaaaaacaactcggcgaataaatgaataatgaataatgatatAAACCCATGAATACAATGTGgcacatattcatatttgtttctgactgtaattttaacttaaaatgtACCAGTGTTTCCATACAAATTTCCAttatattttagcttttataaatatctaaatagagaagaaaacacagaaaatatcaATTAATGTCTAATTTTATAACTTAATTAATGCCTTCattcataattaatttattttgtagtgcCTTTGATGGCATATGCATTTACTAATTCATTCGTTGGTGATTACAGCACTCTCAGACCTCCATACATGGATGGCTGTTTCTGGTCCTAGTTACATTTACTAAGTGctgactgtatatatatttttaaaaaaaacacacgtatGATGACATACCACAGGACATTGAATGTTATCCATCTTCTAATTTTACTCCATACGTCCTCTTTCTTACTAAGAAATCACTGGATCCCTTTCTTACtaggaaagaggaagaaggtttCCCTCCAAAATTTCTAAATATTCTTTTAATAGTTCCCCTCAGTTTGTCCGGTGAAAATGTCTTCAGTCCACACGGATGAATAGTATAGAGTAATAGAGTATATTTGCATTTCGGTTAAATCTCTGTGATGAATTCAGGATGTGCTATTACTCTGGACAGAACGGAGGCCACTGAGCACAGTGTAATAATACAGCATGTGGGCAAAGTGGTCTCTATAAACTCTATATTATCTCTATTGAGATGTTACATACATGTTATGCATgtatctgcatttttattttaccagctAAGATCCACATGTGCATATAGAGGCACGACATCTACAAAAGGATTGAAACACACGCCCCTTATCACTGGTACAAGCAGGAGTGACAAACAGATCAATAATCACTGCTTGCGGAGGTAAAATGGAGAACTCAAAGTCAGAACGTGAAGAGGAAATGTCATTTCAACAAAGCAGTCCTCAAGATTTCAGCACGGATTCGCTCCCTCCAGGACAAGGTACGGCTCACCTTACAACATCTGCAGCTTCTTAACTATGTCACTCTTCATCTTTTACCgcaacactttgttttttttttgtttttctatcttGAACCTTCAATTAGCTTTACCCCATTTCACGACCTAGCTCGCGAATACGTGTAGAAAGAAatagattttcattttaaacatctATACCCACTGGTTTTTACCTCTAACCCGTATCGAAGGTGAAAAGTCACattcttaattttatttagaGGAGAGAACATGTGTCAGATTGTAACAGAGAGAACTGTTTTTAAGGACTGTTTGCGGACAGAGGCGGACCTGCGTTTCCACACCACCGACTGGTTATACTGAGCCTGGGCCTGCTGAATGCTCTTCTACTGATATCTGCTGTCGTCATTGGGATTTACTGTGAGTACGAGAGCTGTCAGTCCATTTCTTTAATCTGATCTCGAGACCCTATTTTCTTGGATTTGAATGACAGAACTGACATTTCGCACtaccaaaagtaaaaaaatggaaaagattaTATTCCCAACTGTATAAGATTCACTCGTCCTCTTCTTTCCATTCTTCTAAACCCGCTGTAATCGGGCCAGAGGcagggtgcaccctggacaTGTGCCTGGTCTTGTAGAAAACCGTATTCTCTTTTATGCTTTTTGGTAAATTAAGATTAGTATTTGTATCTGAAGGTGAAAATAATGATTTGAAACgaaaagtaaaaagaagaaacacattaTAAGCAATATGAAGCAGCTTTGTAGGATAATGGGAAGGCCAACAGTTTTAATAGACAGACAATACAAGTATTTGGTGGTGAACCAAAGTAATGAGAATTATGATAATTTTGTCGAGTTCCTATTGACGTATTTAAGATAAGTGGAAACTTACGCCTGTTGATGACTGGAAAAGTCAGGTATTAATCAGAGTATGCAGGATTCATCCAGGGAGGACAACGATTTCTTCAGGCTGTTACAGATGTTACATTCTAGAGCAAGGTGGCGAACTTCAGCCCAGACCGCTGGTAAGGCTAAGAAACTCCTCATCATCTCATTCTTCCTCTTACGCTTCAGGCGCTAAAGCCAAAGACCTCGAGGTCCCTCAGTCGGACGCTGCGCCTCTCACCGTCGAGCTGAACTATCTCCGCAACCGCAGCGGCATCATCCAAGCAAAGCTGGACGCGCAAGCAAAGCTGGTGAAAGAGCGCAACAACCACGTGGAACTAAAGCTGCAAGTGAAGCAGAAGAAAGCCCTCACCGACACCCTTCAGAGGAGAATTGAAACACTACAAATAGAGAAGACAAGTCTCCAGTCCAACAAAACTGCCTTAGGTAAGACGGACCTCCAAACGTCCCCCCCCCTATGTGAACATGTGCGGCTTTTGCACAACCGGAAACGACATTTccaaaacatataaaacatgatgagatgCTTTTTCCAATCTCTCCTTACAACAGAGAAAAGCTGTGGCAGATGCCCACCAGGATGGATCCTTCTGAAATTatcttgttattatttttctcgCAATGAAATGGCTTCCAGGAAGAACTGGTCGGACAGCAGGGCAGACTGCCTCAGCAAAAAGGCCGACCTGCTTGTGATCAACAGCTTGGAGGAGCAGGTGGGTCAAAAAACACTCGAGCGAGGAAACGTTTCAGTCTCTGTCATGAAAAAGACATTAAGGGTTCTATTTTCTTAGTTGCCTTGAATGCAGATCAATTACAGGTTTCGTTTCTCAAGCAGAGCGCGTGGGAGGAATATTCCcgataattatttaaaaatctattaaagGTAATTTGATTAATATGCTGTTTTTAGAATGAAATCGAATGAAATAAGTCCCAAAGTCTCAGCTCATTTAGTAGCGACATGACTTCCACTCCACTTAGAGGTGCCCAAAGTGAACTGTAATGGGTTTATTTGATTAGGTGGCATCAAGCGAAtgtgaaaaagtcaaaaagttaAGTTCATGGATACTTGgataatacagtatatatatgtatgacaAGAAACTTGAAATGCACGATTAAGGCCCGATGTCTGCCTCCTCACAGCAACTCATCAGTGAAAACTTCGTGAGGCAGACCGGCGGTGTCTCCTGGTGGGAGGGCGGATACTGGATGGGCCTCACCGACGTGGCGACGGAGGGAACGTGGGTCTGGGTCAACAACGTGACCGAGGTCTCGCCGCTGTAAGCATCGCGCAGGCCGTTTGCAAACCCGCTCTTCGGCACAACTTCGCGAGGACAAAATAAATTCTGctctttaattgtttttttttgggtttagGTACTGGAGGAGCGGGCAGCCTAGCCACAGCGGACCTCTGAGAGGGAACTGCGGGGCCTTCTTGCACTACACGGACAATTTAAAGACGTGGTTCAACGCGAACTGCACAGACACTCTACTGAACTGGATCTGtgagaaggagctgaaggaggcaTGAAAACTCGCTGCGAATGCGGCGCGAAAGAGGATGCCCCTTTTAAGTTTGACAAGAAAATTGCTAATTCAGGTGCAAATGTGCTAAAAACCCAAACATAGAACATGTCTCTGCATCTCTAGGAACAacagcacatcaacaacacaactgtAACTTAATAACCAGTCTAATGATTTGCATATGTATTTTAAGATGGATAACATttgactgaataaaataaacagtgaccCATTCTTCAAGTCTTCTAGTGTCAAATGAATGAGAAATCACGTCGTTTAACgaaatcacaaaacaaaaccgctCCTAATGTACTGTCCTGCAACCcctgtaaatatttaacaagAGAGACCGGTCCTTCTGTTTATTGCACACactcatgcaaacacacacggggCAATGTCCTGACAAATAATCCCTCCGGGACAACCGTGCTAGACGTTTCTCATCTTAACGGCGAAAATGGGGGACGGAGAAAATTCCGGTGGCTTCTTTGAAAGCACGTATAACAAATTGGTCTCTCAAGAGGACGTCAGGGTGGACGAGCGCCCTTTCTACTCAACCCAGGGGAGGCAACGAGGTATCGTACGCGATGAGAAAATTAACAATGACCTCCTTGGTACACGGTGCCAGATTCTGAACCTGTTCAGGGAACGTATACCGGGTTAAATCCATTCAAATTAACGTGAATCTCGGTTTTGTTATAAGTGAAGTGCAtgtgttgtattattttgtaaGTTTGTATGCTGATACAAATGTCTGACACATTGAAAACCTATGTAACAAGTCATGAATAAGGACCAGTCACCTATCCATGCTTTCCTTTACATCTATGAACACTCAAGTTCATAATATAGAGTTGTTCATCTGATGTACAACACACTACTGTTCTTTGCAGTTTCCATGTCCAAACTGAGGTCCGCGTCCAGTGTGAATCATTACAAGTGCCTTGCAGTGGGCCTGGCTGCGCTCGCCACATTTCTTCTAGCAGTCAACATCGGCCTGGGAGTTTATTGTAAGTCAGCGTTGACCCACAAAAAACGCAGGTTGCTTCACAGTTTTGTCAAAAGAATTGTGGTGAGATTAGGTTTGCTATTTTCACGATCGGCTCTTTTGAAAGGCTGGACCTTCGTCTCCCATTAACAAATACGCGATTGCCAGAATAGAAATGTGAACTTTTGATTTACTTTCAAGCTGTTATAAACAATATCTTTGAGTCTTTGACTGTCTGAGTGTAAAAAGTGGAAACTCCCGGGTAGCTATCACCTCACCCTGCAGGTCCCTTGTGTATAAGGACAACACAACTTCCTCTAACTGGAGCGGGTGGCTTTGCTGTTATTGCTCAGTCTAAATGAAACACGTGTTCCCAGCCACAGCAGGCGACTGTTTAGATCCTtaatcatccaggtcatggtacgtCTAAACAAGGCCAAGACAGAGAGAACGGGACGTTCGATccccaaaaatggaaaaagccaCTTAGATGAGTGGCTTTTCGAGGCAACACAACTGTTGCCTCGAAGTGATAAAAACatgcaatttaaaacaaactgctaCGACTCAATGATTTAAAGAATACAGgtcctttaaaaatgtataaattaagCTACTATGTCTCAGTAAAGCTAATCCACGATAAGAATAAAGTCAGATAACAGTCAGTTGTTTTCAAGAAAATGTCACATATGCTTTTGTGCAGTATATGATATTATTAATCTATATGTTGGCCAATACATAATGAGAATTTCGAGTGGGGAAGGTTTGAAATTATTTAGAAACAGAGTAGTTTGTCGAGAGACAGACATCCTTAGAGGAAAATATCTCTGAGCAAGGCAACGAACCTCTTAAACTGCTCCCATGGTGCTTAAAGGTGGCTGAAAACTGCTGTTCCAAGCGGATGGTTTAAAAGCAGAGACTGCGAATAAAATACTAAAAGGGAACaatttatgtatgtattgtgTGGACTCATATATCAAATTAGGATGTAAAGAGAAGAGatgttttcagggtttttttctgctgctgcactttttgAAATCACTATGAAACTATAAAATTGGATGCAATGCTATGTTTTCACCACTTACAGACAGCAAACTGACGGATGGGAAGCATCTGATAACGGACATCGGGAGTGAGATGGCCAAAGTGCGGGCCAATTACGACTCAGCCATCCAAGCCAGGGACGAAGccaagaaacagctggaaaaggaGCTGAGCGAGCAGCAGATCACCAAGTGGGAGCTCGACC contains:
- the LOC125023885 gene encoding CD209 antigen-like protein B codes for the protein MENSKSEREEEMSFQQSSPQDFSTDSLPPGQGLFADRGGPAFPHHRLVILSLGLLNALLLISAVVIGIYCAKAKDLEVPQSDAAPLTVELNYLRNRSGIIQAKLDAQAKLVKERNNHVELKLQVKQKKALTDTLQRRIETLQIEKTSLQSNKTALEKSCGRCPPGWILLKLSCYYFSRNEMASRKNWSDSRADCLSKKADLLVINSLEEQQLISENFVRQTGGVSWWEGGYWMGLTDVATEGTWVWVNNVTEVSPLYWRSGQPSHSGPLRGNCGAFLHYTDNLKTWFNANCTDTLLNWICEKELKEA